Proteins encoded in a region of the Acidobacteriota bacterium genome:
- a CDS encoding VWA domain-containing protein, translating to MKPLLAAIIVVFALVASASGDAQQAVFSSRAEAVRVDVLVMQNGVPMRGLSGADFEVRDNGVLQQATLLSADTLPLNVVMALDQSDSVTGSRLSDLQNAGRGLLDELTERDGAALLTFGFAVTVAQRLTQDRAAVRAALAQPAGGGRTALIDGCFAGLMLGTSEVGRSLLLVFSDGVDTASWLTAEKVMATARSADVVTYAVVAGTAPRQSFLRDLTDATGGELLEVKSTTDVGATFVRLLNEYRERYLLSYTPTGVGREGWHRIDVRVKQRNTTVRARPGYLAGAIQEPRP from the coding sequence ATGAAACCGCTGCTGGCGGCCATCATCGTCGTGTTCGCCCTCGTGGCGTCTGCGTCGGGCGACGCGCAGCAGGCGGTGTTCTCGAGCCGCGCCGAGGCCGTGCGCGTGGACGTGCTTGTGATGCAGAACGGCGTCCCGATGCGTGGCCTCTCCGGCGCCGACTTCGAAGTCAGGGACAACGGCGTCCTTCAGCAGGCCACGCTGCTCAGCGCCGACACCCTGCCACTCAACGTCGTCATGGCGCTCGACCAGTCGGACAGCGTCACCGGAAGCCGGCTCAGCGATTTGCAGAATGCCGGACGCGGGCTGCTGGATGAATTGACCGAGCGCGACGGCGCGGCGTTGCTGACCTTTGGATTTGCCGTCACGGTGGCACAGCGGCTGACGCAGGATCGTGCGGCGGTGCGCGCGGCGCTGGCGCAACCTGCCGGCGGCGGACGCACGGCTCTCATCGACGGCTGTTTCGCGGGGCTGATGCTGGGCACCTCGGAGGTGGGCCGGTCGCTGTTGCTGGTCTTCAGCGACGGCGTTGATACCGCGAGCTGGCTGACGGCCGAGAAGGTCATGGCCACCGCTCGCAGCGCGGACGTCGTCACCTACGCCGTGGTGGCAGGCACCGCGCCCAGGCAGTCGTTCCTGCGCGACCTCACGGATGCCACCGGTGGTGAATTGCTCGAGGTCAAGAGCACCACGGACGTGGGCGCCACGTTCGTGCGATTGCTCAATGAATATCGAGAGCGCTACCTGCTGAGCTACACCCCAACCGGCGTCGGCCGGGAAGGCTGGCACCGCATCGACGTGCGCGTGAAACAACGCAACACCACGGTCAGGGCGCGCCCCGGCTACCTCGCGGGGGCGATCCAAGAGCCGCGGCCTTGA